A genomic window from Luteolibacter sp. LG18 includes:
- a CDS encoding glycoside hydrolase family 43 protein, which produces MIFPKFPTHRLLQSLALALVIVPFTPPVLAETTKGGAVAGWAEFTSFDYEGSDPVFDQTPPKPGAFHNPILTGFYPDPSICRAGKDFYLINSTFSYYPGVPIFHSTDLVNWNQIGHILDRPSQLDVDGLPVSCGIFAPAIQYHDGLFYMITTNVYGIGNFYVTAKNPAGPWSEPVKLPLDGIDPSFFFDDDGRAYIVHNGNPPDKKPLYDGHRAIWLWEFDAKTQSVKNGRIVVNGGVDISKKPAWIEGPHLFKRNGWYYLCAAEGGTGPNHSQVILRTKSLAEPFVPFPGNPILTQRDMDPNRPDPVTCLGHADLVETPNGEWWAVFLGVRPYGGGYSNLGRETYLLPVTWENDWPMILKPGVPLPRNVKRPNLPPSAPAKTPLNGSFSVHDDFNGKELGQQWFFLRTPREPWWSLTAKPGSLMIAPRPVALHSIDKPDPAANGNPSFVARRLQHVRYSASTTLVLNPAATAGDAGLAALQNDTNYFFLGVHTEPGKPRSVFLEQRTKNTSAETLASETLPENAKAITFRMEGDGKDQTFSYRVTKDGEWKVLKAGVDGSILSTGSAGGFVGATLGMYARSTR; this is translated from the coding sequence ATGATCTTCCCGAAGTTCCCCACCCACCGTCTCCTCCAGTCGCTCGCGTTGGCGCTGGTCATCGTGCCATTCACGCCACCGGTCTTGGCGGAAACCACCAAAGGCGGCGCGGTGGCCGGTTGGGCGGAGTTCACCTCGTTCGATTACGAGGGCAGCGATCCGGTCTTCGACCAGACCCCGCCGAAGCCCGGCGCGTTCCACAATCCGATCCTCACCGGCTTCTATCCGGACCCCAGCATCTGCCGCGCGGGCAAGGACTTCTACCTCATCAACTCCACCTTCTCCTACTACCCCGGCGTGCCGATCTTCCACAGCACCGATCTGGTGAACTGGAACCAGATCGGGCACATCCTCGATCGCCCGTCCCAGCTCGACGTGGACGGCCTGCCGGTGTCCTGCGGCATCTTCGCTCCCGCCATCCAGTATCACGACGGTCTCTTTTACATGATCACGACCAACGTGTACGGCATCGGCAACTTCTACGTCACCGCGAAGAACCCGGCGGGCCCGTGGTCCGAGCCGGTGAAGCTGCCGCTCGACGGCATCGACCCGTCCTTCTTCTTCGACGACGACGGCCGCGCCTACATCGTCCACAACGGCAACCCGCCGGACAAGAAGCCGCTCTACGACGGCCACCGCGCGATCTGGCTGTGGGAGTTCGACGCGAAAACCCAATCGGTGAAGAACGGCCGCATCGTGGTCAACGGCGGCGTCGACATCAGCAAGAAGCCCGCGTGGATCGAGGGCCCGCACCTCTTCAAGCGCAACGGCTGGTACTACCTCTGCGCCGCGGAAGGCGGCACCGGCCCGAACCATTCGCAGGTCATCCTCCGGACCAAATCCCTCGCCGAACCCTTCGTCCCCTTCCCTGGCAATCCGATCCTCACCCAGCGGGACATGGATCCGAATCGCCCGGACCCGGTGACCTGCCTCGGCCACGCCGATCTGGTGGAAACGCCGAATGGCGAATGGTGGGCGGTGTTCCTCGGTGTGCGGCCCTACGGGGGTGGCTACTCGAATCTCGGCCGCGAAACCTACCTGCTCCCCGTCACCTGGGAGAACGACTGGCCGATGATCTTGAAACCCGGCGTGCCGCTGCCGCGGAACGTGAAGCGCCCGAACCTTCCACCCTCCGCACCCGCGAAGACACCGCTCAATGGCAGTTTCTCCGTGCATGACGATTTCAACGGCAAGGAACTCGGCCAGCAGTGGTTCTTCCTGCGCACGCCGCGCGAGCCGTGGTGGTCGCTCACGGCGAAGCCCGGCTCGCTGATGATCGCGCCACGCCCGGTGGCGCTGCACTCGATCGACAAACCCGACCCGGCCGCGAACGGCAATCCGTCGTTCGTCGCGCGCCGCTTGCAGCACGTCCGCTACAGCGCCTCCACCACGCTGGTGCTGAACCCCGCCGCCACGGCTGGCGATGCCGGATTGGCCGCGCTGCAGAACGACACCAACTACTTCTTCCTCGGAGTGCACACCGAGCCCGGCAAGCCGCGCAGCGTCTTCCTCGAACAGCGCACCAAGAACACCTCCGCTGAAACGCTGGCCAGTGAAACCCTGCCGGAGAACGCGAAGGCGATCACCTTCCGCATGGAAGGCGATGGCAAGGACCAGACCTTCTCCTACCGCGTCACCAAAGACGGCGAGTGGAAGGTCCTGAAAGCGGGCGTGGACGGCAGCATCCTGAGCACCGGCTCCGCAGGCGGCTTCGTGGGAGCCACCCTGGGAATGTACGCGCGGAGCACGCGATGA
- a CDS encoding glycoside-pentoside-hexuronide (GPH):cation symporter gives MSTPKLTFIEKAGYSAADAAANFVFMTMILFQLNFYTDVFGLTASAAASVLLWPRLWDAIFDPIMGVLADRTNTRWGKFRPWILWTAVPWAVVMVLAYTTPSGWKAGPLVAYAVITNMLLMTLYSMNNMPYSALGGVITADLNERAKLNSFRFIAVNIAQFIVGGFTLPLVARFSEGHDRQHGWQVTMTIWAVVCLVLFLITFFTSRERIQPVAETHTPPKQDFVDLLKNGPWRVMALMTLVHFAILSFRGGALYNYYHQFTDKAAMFDFLARLGLTAPALAEGAPKPGGLLESLGYIVHGTRDNLAASNIADVFNSLANMIGTLTMILGILASASFARRFGKKAVAVAGFALSAVNAFAFYLLKPDQVTGMLVLTVLGSLVYAPTVPLIWAIFADVADYSELVTGRRFTGMVFATIGFCLKAGLALGSASFLWIMSGVFHYDTKHPEATDAVTGYHVTSTLAVGVMFTLCTALLLAYRLNKRATLEMADELARRRADAAPAAA, from the coding sequence ATGAGCACCCCGAAACTCACCTTCATCGAGAAGGCCGGCTACAGCGCGGCGGACGCGGCTGCGAACTTCGTCTTCATGACGATGATCCTGTTCCAGCTCAACTTCTACACGGATGTGTTCGGGCTCACCGCCAGCGCGGCGGCCTCGGTGCTGCTGTGGCCGCGGCTGTGGGATGCCATTTTCGATCCGATCATGGGCGTGCTGGCGGACCGCACGAACACCCGCTGGGGGAAATTCCGGCCGTGGATCCTGTGGACCGCCGTGCCATGGGCCGTGGTCATGGTGCTGGCCTACACCACCCCGTCCGGCTGGAAGGCCGGTCCGCTGGTGGCCTACGCCGTCATCACCAACATGCTGCTGATGACGCTCTACTCGATGAACAACATGCCGTATTCGGCGCTCGGCGGCGTGATCACGGCGGACCTGAACGAGCGCGCGAAACTGAACTCGTTCCGCTTCATCGCGGTGAACATCGCCCAGTTCATCGTCGGCGGCTTCACGCTGCCGCTGGTGGCGCGGTTTTCGGAGGGCCATGACCGCCAGCACGGCTGGCAGGTCACGATGACGATCTGGGCGGTGGTGTGCCTGGTGTTGTTCCTGATCACCTTCTTCACCTCCCGCGAGCGCATCCAGCCGGTGGCGGAAACCCACACGCCGCCGAAGCAGGACTTCGTGGACCTGCTCAAGAACGGCCCGTGGCGGGTGATGGCGCTGATGACACTGGTCCACTTCGCCATCCTCTCGTTCCGCGGCGGCGCGCTCTACAACTACTACCACCAGTTCACGGACAAGGCGGCGATGTTCGACTTCCTCGCCCGCCTCGGCCTCACCGCGCCCGCGCTGGCGGAGGGCGCGCCGAAACCCGGCGGCCTGCTGGAATCGCTGGGCTACATCGTCCACGGCACCCGCGACAACCTCGCCGCCTCGAACATCGCCGACGTCTTCAACAGCCTCGCGAACATGATCGGCACGCTGACCATGATCCTCGGCATCCTGGCCTCCGCCTCCTTCGCACGCCGTTTCGGCAAGAAGGCGGTGGCCGTGGCCGGGTTCGCGCTCTCCGCCGTGAACGCCTTCGCGTTCTACCTGCTCAAGCCGGACCAGGTCACCGGCATGCTGGTGCTCACGGTGCTCGGTTCGCTGGTTTACGCGCCGACGGTCCCGCTGATCTGGGCGATCTTCGCGGACGTGGCGGACTACTCGGAACTGGTCACCGGCCGGCGTTTCACCGGCATGGTGTTCGCGACGATCGGCTTTTGCCTGAAGGCGGGGCTAGCGCTCGGCTCGGCCTCGTTCCTGTGGATCATGTCCGGCGTCTTCCACTACGACACGAAGCACCCGGAGGCCACGGACGCCGTGACCGGCTATCATGTGACCTCCACCCTGGCGGTCGGCGTGATGTTCACCCTCTGCACCGCGCTGCTGCTGGCCTACCGGCTGAACAAGCGCGCCACGCTGGAAATGGCCGACGAACTCGCGCGCCGCCGCGCAGACGCCGCGCCCGCCGCCGCCTGA
- a CDS encoding endo-1,4-beta-xylanase — MRIHVVMMAAAGLGLSAMPALAQATLKDAFKNRLLVGVAVRPHQFTGANATQAALIANQFNSITPENVMKWDALQPRENEFHFEQADRYVDFGTRNGMFTIGHTLVWHSQVPGWLFKDAAGNPVDRETLLARMKKHIQTVVGRYKGRVKGWDVVNEALEEDGTLRQSPWLKIIGEDYLAKAFQFAHEADPAAQLYYNDYGIEGGKKRDGAIALLKKLKAAGVPVTGVGIQDHVSLTWPPATMLDETITAFGQAGLKVMITELDVDVLPARGHNTSADVSRNEAADPALNPYTNGLPANVQEALARRYAELFAVYLKHPGVVTRVTLWGLCDGESWLNDWPIRGRTSHPLLFDRACKPKPAFQALVAPRR; from the coding sequence ATGAGAATCCACGTCGTCATGATGGCCGCCGCCGGGCTGGGCCTCTCCGCCATGCCCGCGCTCGCGCAGGCCACGCTCAAGGATGCCTTCAAGAACCGCCTGCTGGTGGGCGTGGCGGTCCGCCCGCACCAGTTCACGGGGGCCAATGCCACCCAGGCCGCGTTGATCGCGAACCAGTTCAACAGCATCACGCCCGAGAACGTGATGAAGTGGGACGCGCTCCAGCCACGGGAAAACGAGTTCCACTTCGAGCAGGCCGACCGCTACGTGGACTTCGGCACCCGCAACGGGATGTTCACCATCGGCCACACGCTGGTGTGGCACTCGCAGGTGCCGGGCTGGTTGTTCAAGGATGCGGCCGGCAATCCGGTGGACCGCGAGACGCTGCTGGCGCGGATGAAAAAGCACATCCAGACGGTGGTGGGCCGCTACAAGGGCCGCGTGAAAGGCTGGGACGTGGTCAACGAGGCACTGGAGGAGGACGGCACGTTGCGCCAGTCGCCGTGGCTCAAGATCATCGGCGAGGACTACCTCGCGAAGGCCTTCCAATTCGCCCACGAGGCCGATCCGGCGGCTCAGCTTTACTACAACGACTACGGCATCGAGGGCGGCAAGAAGCGCGACGGCGCGATCGCCCTGCTCAAGAAGCTCAAGGCCGCCGGAGTGCCGGTGACGGGCGTGGGAATCCAGGATCACGTGAGCCTCACCTGGCCGCCCGCCACCATGCTCGATGAAACCATCACCGCCTTCGGCCAGGCCGGGCTCAAGGTGATGATCACCGAGCTGGACGTGGATGTGCTGCCCGCGCGCGGCCACAACACCAGCGCCGATGTTTCCCGCAACGAGGCCGCCGACCCGGCGCTCAATCCCTACACCAACGGGCTGCCTGCCAACGTCCAGGAGGCGCTCGCCCGCCGCTACGCCGAGCTCTTCGCGGTGTATCTGAAACATCCCGGTGTGGTGACCCGCGTGACCCTCTGGGGACTGTGCGATGGCGAATCGTGGTTGAACGATTGGCCGATCCGGGGCCGCACCAGCCACCCGCTGTTGTTCGACCGCGCGTGCAAGCCGAAGCCCGCGTTCCAGGCGCTGGTGGCCCCCCGCCGCTGA